The Exiguobacterium mexicanum genome includes a window with the following:
- a CDS encoding VanZ family protein, protein MYILKNEFIWISLILIGLFFSSATPYSDQSIVSPLERIDWTWAEPVLSTVDFEYAGGPVSLEAKGSVGLIEFLIRKAAHFTVFFALGVLLVKAVSRTRLHAGLTILFAWALANTVAIFDEFHQSLTPERTPLIQDILLDSFGAACGVLLVGGYYLWKHGRTNRSRSGYVSPRW, encoded by the coding sequence ATGTACATACTGAAAAATGAATTTATATGGATCAGTTTGATCCTGATTGGCTTATTCTTCTCGAGCGCGACCCCGTATTCGGACCAGAGCATCGTCTCACCGCTCGAACGCATCGATTGGACGTGGGCCGAACCGGTACTCTCGACCGTCGACTTCGAGTACGCCGGAGGACCAGTATCGCTCGAGGCGAAAGGGAGCGTCGGCTTGATTGAGTTCTTGATTCGGAAGGCGGCGCACTTCACCGTCTTCTTCGCTCTCGGGGTACTTCTCGTCAAAGCCGTGTCACGGACGAGACTCCATGCCGGTCTGACAATCTTGTTTGCCTGGGCGCTCGCGAATACGGTCGCCATCTTTGATGAGTTCCATCAAAGCCTGACGCCGGAGCGGACGCCGCTCATTCAGGATATCCTGCTCGACAGTTTCGGGGCAGCCTGTGGCGTCCTTCTCGTTGGCGGTTATTATTTGTGGAAACACGGCCGGACGAATCGGTCGCGATCGGGGTATGTCTCCCCAAGGTGGTAA
- a CDS encoding glutathione peroxidase, with translation MIYQYEAADMSGKLQPLSKYEGDVLLIVNTASKCGFTPQLDGLEKLYERYQGQGFHILGFPCNQFGNQDPGSNEEISEFCQLNYGVTFPMFAKVDVNGKDAHPLFQYLSKEAPGLLGSKTIKWNFTKFLVDRKGNVIERFSPQTTPDEIETAVKRLL, from the coding sequence ATGATCTATCAATATGAAGCGGCCGACATGAGCGGCAAGCTCCAACCGCTATCCAAATACGAGGGGGACGTCCTGTTGATCGTCAACACGGCGAGCAAGTGCGGTTTCACACCACAGCTCGACGGGCTCGAGAAATTATATGAACGTTACCAAGGGCAAGGTTTCCATATCCTCGGCTTCCCATGCAACCAGTTCGGCAATCAAGACCCGGGCTCGAACGAGGAAATCAGCGAGTTCTGTCAATTGAACTACGGCGTGACGTTCCCGATGTTCGCCAAAGTCGACGTGAACGGGAAAGACGCCCACCCGCTCTTCCAATACTTATCGAAAGAAGCGCCGGGCCTGCTCGGCTCGAAGACGATCAAGTGGAACTTCACGAAGTTCCTCGTCGACCGGAAAGGCAACGTCATCGAACGGTTCTCGCCGCAGACGACACCGGACGAGATCGAGACGGCGGTCAAACGTCTGTTATAA
- a CDS encoding CAP domain-containing protein translates to MFRKLVILLLAIGMYAAWKYEVPNVSAPTSVQVKSTEVAEEQQERATEAPRFTSQYAGHDWYLLEKGGDRSLELIDDDGSKKGHYQFETGSVYEGLVVGETTRQQVEQIGFDEVKSYNKGLKRYLIPDDPSFNVYAIDDDYVTLFFDQHDEDKLKAVLTVDRDVEESSDGYYGDVSEDNLVANEQLMRMLMNWDRQKFGLSALADYEPLLPVVRAHSENMARNNFFSHTDPEGRDPFERMNEAGIAYSLAGENLAMGQMSVFHAHWGLMNSLGHRENILKDGFTHVSVGLVYNEESSPFYTINFITPR, encoded by the coding sequence ATGTTTCGTAAACTAGTGATTCTATTGCTCGCGATCGGCATGTATGCGGCCTGGAAGTATGAAGTGCCGAACGTGTCGGCGCCGACGAGCGTTCAAGTGAAGTCGACGGAAGTGGCGGAAGAACAACAGGAACGTGCGACCGAAGCGCCGCGCTTCACGAGCCAATATGCCGGGCATGACTGGTACTTGCTCGAGAAGGGCGGGGACCGGAGCCTCGAGTTGATCGATGACGACGGTTCGAAGAAAGGCCATTACCAGTTTGAGACGGGGAGCGTCTATGAAGGACTCGTCGTGGGTGAGACGACACGGCAACAAGTTGAGCAAATCGGTTTCGATGAGGTCAAGTCGTATAATAAGGGACTCAAACGCTATTTGATCCCGGACGACCCATCATTCAACGTCTATGCGATCGACGACGACTATGTGACGCTCTTCTTCGATCAGCACGATGAGGACAAGCTAAAGGCCGTGCTCACTGTCGACCGGGACGTCGAGGAGTCGAGTGACGGCTATTACGGCGACGTGTCGGAAGACAATCTCGTCGCGAACGAACAGTTGATGCGTATGCTCATGAACTGGGACCGTCAGAAGTTTGGATTGTCGGCGCTCGCTGACTACGAACCGCTGCTCCCGGTCGTGCGCGCCCATAGTGAGAACATGGCCCGCAACAACTTCTTCAGCCATACCGATCCCGAGGGCCGCGACCCGTTCGAGCGGATGAATGAGGCCGGCATCGCCTACTCCCTCGCCGGAGAGAACTTGGCGATGGGGCAGATGAGCGTCTTTCACGCCCACTGGGGACTCATGAATTCGCTCGGCCACCGGGAAAACATTTTGAAAGATGGTTTCACGCACGTGTCGGTCGGCCTCGTCTATAATGAAGAATCAAGTCCGTTCTACACAATCAACTTCATCACCCCACGCTAA
- a CDS encoding MarR family winged helix-turn-helix transcriptional regulator produces the protein MKSSLTLEHQICFQLYTASKELTRLYRPILAPLNLTYSQYLVMLVLWEEDNIDLKQLGERLTLDSGTLSPLVKRLMQLDYVEKVRATDDERRVLLSLTPSGSALREQAEDVPLKVSGMLNIDEATYIAYMEMLIDIKARLRAFGEREE, from the coding sequence ATGAAAAGTTCGTTAACATTAGAGCATCAGATCTGTTTTCAGCTCTATACCGCTTCAAAAGAGCTTACAAGATTATATCGCCCAATCTTGGCGCCGTTAAACCTGACATATAGCCAGTACTTGGTCATGCTCGTCTTGTGGGAAGAGGACAATATCGATTTGAAACAGCTCGGGGAGCGACTCACGCTCGATTCGGGCACGTTGTCACCGCTCGTCAAGCGGCTCATGCAACTCGATTACGTGGAGAAAGTCCGGGCGACCGACGACGAGCGCCGTGTGCTCTTGTCACTCACGCCGTCCGGGAGCGCACTGCGTGAGCAGGCCGAAGACGTACCGCTCAAAGTGAGTGGTATGCTGAATATAGATGAAGCGACGTATATCGCTTATATGGAGATGCTCATTGACATCAAGGCGCGCTTGCGTGCGTTCGGTGAGCGAGAGGAGTAA
- a CDS encoding organic hydroperoxide resistance protein gives MKPLFTASATAIGGREGRVTSTDGVIDLNVSMPGSKNAEEATNPEQLFAAGYAACFGSALNLVIGKERVKTDGTSVTGHVTLNQNDEGFFISVELEVEIKGVDQATAERLVEAAHQVCPYSKATRGNVDVKLTAKAA, from the coding sequence ATGAAACCATTATTCACAGCTTCTGCAACTGCAATCGGTGGCCGCGAAGGTCGCGTCACATCTACGGACGGTGTGATCGACTTGAACGTCTCTATGCCTGGTTCTAAAAACGCTGAGGAAGCGACGAACCCGGAGCAACTCTTCGCAGCAGGTTATGCGGCATGTTTCGGTAGCGCCTTGAACCTCGTCATCGGCAAAGAACGCGTCAAGACAGACGGCACGAGCGTAACTGGTCATGTCACGCTCAACCAAAACGATGAAGGCTTCTTCATCTCAGTCGAACTCGAAGTCGAGATTAAAGGTGTCGACCAAGCGACGGCGGAACGTCTCGTCGAGGCGGCACACCAAGTCTGCCCGTATTCGAAAGCGACACGCGGCAACGTCGACGTCAAGTTGACTGCTAAAGCAGCATAA
- a CDS encoding metallophosphoesterase has product MFKGKRKYVTIGLGVAFLLSAFYNGLTVRNYAVESDKLETGQSFRVILLSDLHGYSYGEDQQVLIDKIREQKPDLIALPGDILDRFRSPDASFDLIKGLQGIAPMYFVTGNHEIDGSDDFVRHDVKDVFRSYGVTVLENETSSVNVNGIDILIGGLEDPLRTYNENIYASWEETALTSLGDVDTETSFSLLLSHRAEQVDTYASLPFDLVLSGHAHGGQVRIPYLLNGLYAPDQGFFPKYAGGLYEHESFTHVIGRGFNYSVSVPRVFNPPEIVVIDVIGKGASQ; this is encoded by the coding sequence ATGTTCAAAGGCAAACGTAAATATGTGACGATCGGCCTCGGGGTCGCGTTTCTCCTCTCCGCCTTCTATAACGGCCTGACCGTCCGCAATTATGCGGTCGAATCCGACAAACTTGAGACCGGTCAATCCTTCCGCGTCATCCTATTGTCCGATTTGCATGGGTATTCGTACGGGGAAGACCAGCAAGTCTTAATCGATAAGATACGGGAACAGAAACCTGATTTGATCGCCCTTCCCGGGGATATTCTTGACCGCTTCCGTTCTCCCGACGCTTCTTTCGATTTGATTAAAGGGTTACAGGGTATCGCCCCGATGTATTTCGTGACCGGTAACCATGAGATTGATGGCTCGGATGATTTCGTCCGCCACGACGTCAAGGACGTCTTTCGTTCCTATGGCGTGACGGTGCTTGAGAACGAGACGAGCTCAGTCAACGTCAACGGTATCGACATCCTCATCGGTGGGCTTGAAGACCCGCTCCGAACGTACAATGAAAATATCTATGCCAGCTGGGAAGAGACTGCCTTGACCTCGCTCGGCGATGTTGATACCGAGACATCGTTCAGCCTGCTGTTGTCACACCGGGCCGAACAAGTCGACACATATGCCAGCTTGCCGTTTGACCTCGTCCTGTCGGGCCATGCCCACGGCGGACAAGTCCGAATTCCCTATTTATTGAACGGGCTGTACGCCCCGGACCAAGGGTTCTTCCCGAAATATGCCGGGGGCTTGTACGAGCATGAATCGTTCACACACGTCATCGGGCGCGGCTTCAACTATAGCGTCAGTGTACCGCGTGTGTTCAATCCACCGGAGATTGTCGTCATCGACGTCATCGGGAAAGGGGCTTCCCAGTGA
- a CDS encoding zinc-dependent alcohol dehydrogenase, whose product MRAVTYQGAKNIEVKDVKDPEIENREEIIVKITSTAICGSDLHIYQGNMPTRHGYVIGHEPMGIVEEVGPDVTKVKKGDRVVLPFNVSCGHCYYCEHEMESQCDNSNHAPHTDAGGYFGFTEQFGNHPGGQAEYLKVPYGNFMPLVIPESCELDDEALLFLSDVIPTAWWSLENAGMKAGDTVVVLGSGPVGLMTQKLAWVRGAKRVIAVDPEIYRLNRAKLSNNVETVLMKDPIDTGKYIYEITNGGADVVIDCVGFDGKKSPIEKVEQKLMVQGGTLSAIKVAKEAVRKFGTVQLTGIYAMNYNQFPLGDFFTRNVSIRTGQAPVIHYMPELFQMIVDKKFDPTDIITHRLPLEQAADAYKIFNDHLDDCVKVVLKP is encoded by the coding sequence ATGCGTGCTGTTACCTATCAAGGAGCGAAGAACATCGAAGTCAAGGATGTGAAAGATCCGGAGATTGAGAACCGAGAAGAGATTATCGTCAAAATTACGTCAACGGCCATTTGCGGATCGGATTTGCATATTTACCAAGGAAATATGCCGACCCGTCACGGCTATGTGATCGGTCACGAGCCGATGGGAATTGTCGAAGAGGTCGGTCCCGATGTGACGAAAGTGAAGAAAGGTGACCGTGTCGTCTTACCATTCAACGTTTCTTGCGGTCACTGTTACTACTGTGAACATGAAATGGAGAGCCAATGCGATAACTCGAACCATGCACCACATACTGATGCGGGTGGTTACTTCGGTTTCACCGAACAGTTCGGGAACCATCCAGGGGGCCAGGCCGAGTACTTAAAAGTGCCATATGGAAACTTCATGCCGCTAGTCATTCCTGAGTCATGTGAACTTGACGACGAGGCACTCTTGTTCTTGTCTGACGTCATTCCGACTGCATGGTGGAGTTTAGAGAATGCTGGTATGAAAGCAGGAGACACGGTTGTCGTCCTCGGCTCAGGTCCTGTCGGTTTGATGACACAAAAATTAGCCTGGGTGCGTGGTGCGAAACGCGTCATCGCCGTCGATCCGGAAATCTACCGATTGAACCGGGCCAAACTCTCCAACAATGTCGAGACCGTGTTGATGAAAGATCCGATCGATACCGGCAAATATATCTATGAAATCACAAACGGCGGGGCTGACGTGGTCATCGACTGTGTCGGATTCGACGGAAAAAAATCACCGATTGAGAAAGTCGAACAAAAGTTGATGGTCCAAGGAGGAACCCTCAGCGCCATCAAAGTCGCGAAAGAAGCGGTGCGTAAGTTCGGTACCGTTCAATTGACAGGGATTTACGCGATGAACTACAACCAGTTCCCGCTCGGTGATTTCTTTACCCGAAACGTCAGCATTCGGACAGGACAAGCTCCGGTCATCCACTATATGCCGGAACTGTTCCAGATGATCGTCGACAAGAAGTTCGACCCGACCGACATCATCACCCACCGCTTGCCGCTCGAACAAGCGGCCGACGCGTACAAAATCTTTAACGACCATCTCGACGATTGCGTCAAAGTCGTCTTGAAGCCATAA
- a CDS encoding cation diffusion facilitator family transporter, giving the protein MGVHHDHHGHDHHHHHTTNQRALFWSFVLIATFMVVEVIGGLWTNSLALLSDAGHMLSDAAALGLSFLAVRFGARQATPERTFGYRRFEILAAFVNGLTLLVISIYISIEAYQRLFAPPEILSGGMLSVAIIGLLVNVLAAWLLMRGERDNLNVRSALLHVFGDLLGSVGAITAAVLIMAFGWTLADPIASLFVAILILLSGYRVTREAIHILMEGTPDQIDVVAMQRELGGVAGVKEVHDLHVWSISSNELAVTCHVLIEADTDDQRVLREVTERIREFAPFERSTIQIEREAQCCEERTIW; this is encoded by the coding sequence ATGGGCGTACATCACGATCATCACGGGCACGACCATCACCATCATCATACGACGAATCAACGGGCATTATTCTGGTCGTTCGTCCTGATTGCGACGTTCATGGTCGTCGAGGTCATCGGCGGATTATGGACGAACAGTTTGGCGCTATTGTCGGACGCAGGGCATATGCTCAGTGACGCGGCCGCACTCGGGCTCAGTTTCCTCGCTGTCCGGTTCGGGGCACGGCAAGCGACGCCGGAGCGGACGTTTGGCTATCGACGCTTCGAGATTTTAGCGGCGTTCGTCAACGGCTTGACGTTGCTCGTCATCTCGATCTACATCAGCATCGAGGCGTATCAACGCTTGTTCGCACCGCCAGAGATTTTAAGCGGCGGCATGCTTTCGGTCGCCATCATCGGGTTACTTGTCAACGTGCTCGCGGCGTGGCTGCTCATGCGTGGCGAGCGTGATAACTTGAACGTCCGCAGTGCGCTGTTGCACGTGTTCGGTGATTTGCTCGGCTCGGTCGGTGCCATCACGGCGGCCGTGTTGATCATGGCGTTCGGCTGGACGCTCGCCGATCCAATCGCGAGCCTGTTCGTCGCCATCCTGATATTGTTGAGCGGCTACCGCGTGACGCGGGAAGCGATTCACATTTTGATGGAAGGGACACCTGACCAAATCGACGTCGTGGCGATGCAACGTGAACTCGGTGGCGTCGCTGGCGTCAAAGAAGTCCATGATTTGCACGTTTGGTCGATTTCATCGAACGAACTCGCTGTCACGTGTCACGTCTTAATCGAGGCGGACACGGACGACCAGCGCGTCTTGCGTGAGGTGACGGAACGAATCAGAGAGTTCGCCCCGTTCGAGCGTTCGACGATTCAAATTGAACGGGAAGCGCAATGTTGCGAGGAGCGGACGATCTGGTGA
- the abc-f gene encoding ribosomal protection-like ABC-F family protein, with product MLSMKQVRFDHDRQPLFDNVSFDVAAGERAVLFGQNGSGKTTLFKLLIGELAPQSGSIDVLGTIGVVEQTVFDGEETALDYVMQGDLARYNLHLAVTSGDSARVLEAYDEALAVDAFALELEARQALKRLGLDGHDSSRLRELSGGEQTRVQLARLTMRHVDIVLLDEPTNHLDLDSIEWLTRWVDEFSGTVLAISHDRQFIDDVATVILELNEGTIVRYPGNYTAYKHQKAEERVRDERAHARYMARKSELLDMIAQYKGWHLKAKATASVRSPGAQKGAANLAIKMKARERKLEQLEGTRPDRPKDAAHISVRFQADPLEAKKWIAVDDISFGYDEPLFERLSLTVNRGDRISIVGPNGSGKTTLLKLLIGELAPETGDIKRHPKLKIGYFSQTLARLPAEGTLLDALLTESDITETEARTLLAHFLFRRDEVYKPIRDASMGEKCRIAFLILYFSDADLLALDEPTNYLDVATREQIEAALEVYRGGLILISHDRTFHRLTDRTIELGETVRILESGDTKPVDVDATLQTLETLTSEPHIFFDEAGNGIPLAESEQNRRNK from the coding sequence ATGTTAAGTATGAAGCAAGTCCGGTTCGACCACGACCGGCAACCCTTATTCGACAATGTCTCGTTCGACGTCGCTGCAGGCGAACGGGCCGTCTTGTTCGGTCAGAACGGGTCCGGCAAGACGACGCTATTCAAGCTGCTCATAGGTGAACTAGCTCCACAGTCAGGTTCGATTGACGTTTTGGGCACGATCGGTGTCGTCGAACAGACGGTGTTTGATGGAGAAGAGACCGCGCTAGACTACGTCATGCAAGGCGACTTGGCGCGCTACAATCTCCACCTTGCCGTCACATCAGGTGATTCGGCGCGCGTGCTCGAAGCGTATGACGAGGCACTCGCGGTTGACGCCTTCGCGCTCGAGCTTGAGGCGAGACAAGCCCTCAAACGACTTGGTCTTGACGGACATGACTCGAGCCGACTCCGCGAGTTGAGCGGCGGTGAACAGACACGGGTCCAACTCGCCCGTCTCACGATGCGACACGTCGATATCGTCCTGCTCGACGAGCCGACGAACCATCTCGATTTGGACTCAATCGAGTGGCTGACACGTTGGGTGGACGAGTTTTCGGGGACAGTGCTCGCCATCTCCCACGATCGTCAATTCATCGATGACGTTGCGACGGTCATCCTCGAGCTGAATGAGGGGACCATCGTCCGCTATCCGGGCAACTACACGGCGTATAAACATCAGAAGGCCGAGGAACGGGTACGCGACGAGCGAGCCCATGCCCGCTATATGGCGCGGAAGTCGGAGCTGCTCGATATGATCGCCCAATATAAGGGATGGCATTTGAAAGCGAAAGCGACGGCGAGCGTGCGAAGTCCAGGCGCTCAAAAAGGCGCGGCGAACCTTGCCATCAAGATGAAGGCCCGTGAACGTAAACTCGAACAGCTCGAAGGGACGCGACCCGATCGTCCGAAAGATGCGGCCCATATCTCGGTCCGCTTCCAAGCCGACCCACTCGAGGCGAAGAAGTGGATTGCGGTCGACGACATCTCGTTCGGTTACGACGAACCCCTCTTTGAACGACTCTCGCTCACGGTGAACCGGGGTGACCGCATCTCCATCGTCGGGCCGAACGGGAGCGGGAAGACGACGCTGTTGAAACTATTGATCGGCGAACTCGCACCGGAGACCGGGGACATCAAGCGTCATCCGAAACTGAAAATCGGTTACTTCTCACAGACGCTCGCACGACTGCCGGCCGAAGGAACGTTGCTCGACGCGCTCCTGACCGAGAGTGACATCACGGAGACGGAAGCGCGGACGCTGCTCGCACACTTTTTGTTCCGTCGCGATGAAGTATATAAGCCGATCCGTGACGCGAGCATGGGTGAGAAGTGCCGAATCGCTTTTCTCATCTTGTACTTCTCGGACGCGGACCTGCTCGCCCTCGATGAGCCGACGAACTATTTGGACGTGGCCACACGGGAGCAAATCGAGGCCGCGCTAGAGGTGTATCGAGGCGGATTGATTCTCATCTCGCATGACCGGACGTTCCACCGCTTGACGGACCGGACGATCGAGCTCGGGGAGACGGTGCGCATTCTCGAGTCCGGAGATACGAAGCCGGTCGACGTTGACGCGACGCTCCAGACGCTTGAGACATTGACGAGCGAACCGCATATTTTCTTCGACGAGGCAGGAAACGGCATCCCCCTTGCCGAATCCGAACAGAATAGACGAAACAAATAG
- a CDS encoding MBL fold metallo-hydrolase has product MKLRNLLVPSAVLASVGTFLYTRFKQRLPRPAFKIPTVKPDLASFDETMVGATWVGHSTVLIHWYGLKILTDPVFSNRIGVHVGPVTFGMKRHTAPALSIEEIGHVDVILLSHAHMDHFDHKSLKRLITRDTVVISAPGTSKLLRKYPSLQTLEMHPHDKLTLANGLHVQAIPVAHWGNRFPWDKHMGYNGYVLKYKGVRMLFAGDTAYTESFNGLANKEPIDLAFFPIGAYQPESFEEAHCTPEQAWTMFKQSGAKRFFPMHWDTFVLSYEPVEEPYERLVAAAKLERDQIVIKAHGESIRL; this is encoded by the coding sequence ATGAAATTACGAAACCTACTCGTCCCGAGCGCTGTCCTAGCGAGCGTCGGTACGTTCTTATATACACGATTCAAACAAAGACTGCCTCGCCCCGCCTTCAAAATCCCGACGGTCAAACCCGATCTCGCCTCGTTCGATGAGACGATGGTCGGTGCCACTTGGGTCGGCCATTCGACCGTGCTCATCCATTGGTACGGGTTGAAGATTTTGACCGACCCGGTGTTCTCGAACCGAATCGGTGTCCACGTCGGGCCGGTCACGTTCGGGATGAAACGCCACACCGCCCCCGCCCTCTCAATCGAGGAGATTGGGCACGTCGACGTCATCCTGCTGAGCCACGCCCATATGGACCACTTCGACCATAAGAGCTTGAAACGGCTGATCACCCGCGATACGGTCGTCATCTCGGCCCCGGGCACGAGCAAACTGTTGCGTAAATATCCGAGCTTACAGACGCTCGAGATGCATCCACACGACAAATTGACGCTCGCGAACGGGCTCCACGTCCAAGCGATCCCTGTCGCCCACTGGGGCAATCGTTTCCCATGGGACAAACATATGGGTTATAACGGCTACGTCTTGAAATATAAAGGCGTCCGCATGCTGTTCGCCGGGGATACGGCGTACACCGAGTCGTTCAACGGGCTCGCGAACAAAGAGCCGATCGACCTCGCCTTTTTCCCGATCGGCGCCTATCAACCCGAGTCGTTCGAGGAAGCGCACTGCACCCCGGAGCAGGCATGGACAATGTTCAAACAGAGCGGCGCGAAGCGTTTCTTCCCGATGCATTGGGACACGTTCGTCTTATCCTACGAACCCGTCGAGGAGCCGTATGAGCGACTCGTCGCCGCGGCAAAGCTTGAACGTGATCAAATCGTGATCAAGGCGCACGGCGAAAGTATTCGGCTGTAG
- a CDS encoding aldo/keto reductase has protein sequence MEWTTLNNDVKLPMLGLGVYKVEDGAVTVDTVKAALDAGYRLIDTAAIYQNEESVGQAIRESSVPREDIFVTTKLWNDFHGYDEALQAFQDSLDRLGLEYVDLFLIHWPMPRFGKFVETYKALEQLYEEGKVRAIGISNFEISHLEQIIQSCSIVPAVNQVEIHPYLSQKELIAFCQRYDIQIQAWSPLMKGREALEDPVITEIADKYGKSPAQVILRWHLQNGVAVIPKSVTPSRIRENIEVFDFTLTKEEMHAIDGLNRDERTGSDPNEMHKIHY, from the coding sequence ATGGAATGGACCACACTCAACAATGATGTGAAACTGCCGATGCTCGGACTCGGCGTGTACAAAGTGGAAGACGGAGCGGTCACGGTCGACACGGTCAAAGCGGCGCTTGATGCCGGCTATCGGTTAATCGACACGGCGGCCATCTATCAAAACGAGGAGAGCGTCGGCCAAGCGATTCGCGAGTCAAGCGTCCCGCGGGAAGACATCTTCGTGACGACGAAACTGTGGAACGATTTCCACGGCTATGACGAGGCACTCCAAGCGTTCCAAGATAGCCTCGACCGGCTCGGGCTCGAATATGTCGACTTGTTCTTGATTCACTGGCCGATGCCGCGCTTCGGCAAGTTCGTCGAGACGTATAAAGCGCTTGAACAGTTGTATGAGGAAGGCAAGGTTCGGGCCATCGGGATCTCGAACTTTGAGATCAGCCACCTCGAACAGATCATCCAGTCATGCTCGATCGTACCGGCGGTGAACCAAGTCGAGATCCACCCATACTTGTCCCAAAAAGAATTGATCGCGTTCTGCCAGCGGTACGATATTCAAATCCAGGCGTGGAGCCCGCTCATGAAAGGGCGTGAGGCGCTCGAGGACCCGGTCATCACCGAGATCGCTGATAAGTACGGAAAGTCGCCGGCTCAAGTCATCTTGCGTTGGCACTTGCAGAACGGCGTCGCCGTCATCCCGAAATCGGTCACGCCGAGCCGGATTCGCGAGAATATAGAGGTATTCGACTTCACGTTGACGAAAGAAGAGATGCACGCGATCGATGGACTCAACCGCGACGAGCGGACCGGGTCTGACCCGAACGAGATGCACAAAATCCACTACTGA
- a CDS encoding PH domain-containing protein, which translates to MFKKLASDLTGFSDIGEVIDPKDFDKADSDDYVLHEDNEKIYFLIKSKSDEYCFTNLAMIHLDGTSAMSSKRVLYRYPYAHFPLNNVMFETAGTVDMDVEIKFTIGDKPYSIDVNKKQIEHVKDLYKSLLAIAEKQREGRKMMEYANASLTHSVSILSGLRQGDMNVASTFKELNEQSFDWLKGHYHEWNRKDFGDVFEKYINN; encoded by the coding sequence ATGTTCAAAAAACTAGCTTCTGATTTGACAGGCTTCAGCGATATCGGTGAAGTCATCGACCCGAAAGATTTTGATAAAGCGGATTCGGATGATTACGTCCTGCATGAGGACAACGAGAAGATTTATTTCTTAATCAAATCGAAATCGGACGAGTACTGCTTCACAAACTTGGCGATGATCCACCTCGACGGGACGAGTGCGATGAGTTCGAAACGCGTCTTGTACCGTTATCCTTACGCCCATTTCCCATTGAATAACGTCATGTTCGAGACGGCCGGTACGGTCGACATGGACGTCGAGATCAAGTTCACCATCGGCGACAAGCCGTACTCGATCGACGTGAACAAGAAACAAATCGAGCATGTGAAAGACTTGTACAAATCGCTCCTCGCCATCGCTGAGAAGCAACGTGAAGGCCGGAAGATGATGGAGTATGCCAACGCGTCACTCACGCACTCGGTGTCGATTTTGAGCGGGCTCCGCCAAGGTGACATGAACGTGGCGTCGACGTTCAAGGAATTGAACGAACAGAGCTTCGACTGGCTCAAAGGTCATTACCACGAATGGAACCGCAAAGATTTCGGTGACGTGTTCGAGAAGTATATCAACAACTAA
- a CDS encoding DUF1836 domain-containing protein, protein MKPHEIVESEGTLPKQVLPTIDLYMDQVIQLFEQHYGKMKRSDDETILTKTMINNYAKGKLFHPVKNKKYTNEHLMLLSLIYEMKGLLSINDIKETLRPLNESDEGFSLEDFYDAYQVQKEQNMQAFEAQAETLLANMRKSETNGIQQSLAIASAVHMSHLFQRLAEQLIDEGK, encoded by the coding sequence ATGAAACCGCATGAGATTGTAGAGTCAGAAGGGACGCTGCCAAAGCAGGTGCTCCCGACGATCGACTTATATATGGACCAAGTCATCCAGCTGTTCGAGCAACATTACGGCAAGATGAAACGAAGCGACGATGAGACGATTTTGACGAAGACGATGATCAACAACTATGCCAAGGGCAAGCTGTTCCACCCTGTCAAAAACAAGAAGTATACGAACGAGCACTTGATGCTGCTCAGCCTGATTTACGAGATGAAAGGACTCTTGTCAATTAACGACATCAAAGAGACGCTCCGGCCGTTGAACGAGTCGGACGAGGGCTTCTCGCTTGAGGACTTCTATGACGCCTACCAGGTTCAGAAGGAGCAGAACATGCAGGCGTTCGAGGCGCAGGCCGAGACGCTTCTCGCCAACATGCGCAAGAGTGAGACGAACGGTATTCAACAGTCGCTCGCCATCGCCTCGGCTGTCCATATGAGCCACTTGTTCCAACGGCTCGCCGAACAGTTGATTGATGAAGGCAAATAA